In Candidatus Effluviviaceae Genus V sp., a genomic segment contains:
- a CDS encoding thioredoxin family protein encodes MKVQILGTGCPKCKELAANAEAAAAELGADVEIEKVTDINEIMAFGIMMTPGLAVDGEVKSSGGVMTKDEIVSLLKESR; translated from the coding sequence GTGAAGGTTCAGATCCTCGGGACGGGATGTCCCAAGTGCAAGGAGCTCGCGGCGAACGCGGAGGCGGCCGCGGCCGAACTCGGCGCGGACGTCGAGATCGAGAAGGTGACCGATATCAACGAGATCATGGCGTTCGGCATCATGATGACACCGGGGCTGGCCGTCGACGGCGAGGTCAAGTCCTCCGGGGGCGTGATGACGAAGGACGAGATCGTCTCGCTGCTGAAGGAGAGCAGGTGA
- a CDS encoding arsenate reductase ArsC — protein sequence MNRPAVLFLCTGNTARSQMAEAFLRRHGGDRFEAASAGFEPSEINPMTRQVMEEVGYDLAGQRSKSLDEYLGRKHFGYLVTVCGEAEKRCPKAFPGVGRRVHWPFDDPAAHEGAEEERLEKFRQVRDRIEARVKAWIEEVGS from the coding sequence GTGAACAGACCGGCCGTGCTCTTCCTGTGCACCGGCAACACGGCGAGAAGTCAGATGGCCGAGGCGTTTCTTCGGAGACACGGAGGGGACCGCTTTGAGGCGGCGAGCGCGGGCTTCGAGCCGTCAGAGATCAACCCCATGACCCGACAGGTCATGGAGGAGGTCGGATACGATCTCGCTGGACAGCGCTCGAAGAGCCTGGACGAATACCTCGGACGGAAGCACTTCGGGTACCTCGTGACCGTCTGTGGCGAGGCGGAGAAGCGTTGTCCGAAGGCGTTTCCCGGCGTCGGCCGGCGTGTTCACTGGCCGTTCGACGATCCCGCGGCGCACGAGGGCGCCGAGGAGGAGAGGCTCGAGAAGTTCCGTCAGGTACGGGACCGGATCGAAGCGAGGGTCAAGGCGTGGATCGAGGAGGTCGGGAGCTAG
- the lexA gene encoding transcriptional repressor LexA has product MRHDLTATQQRILDFIVETIRDHDRSPTIREIGDAFGIASTNGVRYHLDALEERGYIRRHKGISRGIEWLEHHAPAARADVARIPLVGSVAAGAPVLAIENVEDEIAVDDMFVRGDGCFALRVTGDSMRDAGILDGDVVAVNPQPTAKTGDVVVALIDDEATVKVYTRRRKQVVLEARNPEYDDIVLREGDAEARILGTVVGLMRRF; this is encoded by the coding sequence ATGCGGCACGACCTGACAGCAACGCAGCAGAGGATCCTCGACTTCATCGTCGAGACGATCCGCGACCACGACCGGTCTCCGACGATCCGCGAGATCGGTGACGCGTTCGGGATCGCTTCGACCAACGGGGTCCGCTACCACCTCGACGCGCTCGAGGAGCGGGGATACATCCGGCGTCACAAGGGTATCTCGCGCGGGATCGAATGGCTCGAGCACCACGCGCCCGCCGCGAGGGCCGACGTCGCCCGCATCCCGCTCGTCGGCAGCGTCGCCGCCGGCGCGCCGGTCCTCGCTATCGAGAACGTCGAGGACGAGATCGCGGTCGACGACATGTTCGTGCGGGGCGACGGCTGCTTCGCTCTTCGCGTGACCGGCGACAGCATGAGGGACGCGGGCATCCTCGACGGCGACGTCGTCGCGGTGAACCCGCAGCCGACTGCGAAGACCGGGGATGTCGTCGTCGCGCTCATCGACGACGAGGCGACGGTCAAGGTCTACACGCGTCGCAGGAAGCAGGTCGTCCTCGAGGCGCGGAACCCGGAGTACGACGACATCGTGCTCAGGGAGGGCGACGCGGAGGCGCGGATCCTCGGAACGGTCGTCGGATTGATGCGGAGATTCTAG
- a CDS encoding SagB/ThcOx family dehydrogenase, with the protein MERSVDTATTNLSAARAVRPDRVALPAPRISSMPVERAISGRRSVRAYSDAPIPLADLSQLLWAAQGETEAGRRAAPSAGALYPIELYVAAGRVTDLPAGLYHYDPEAHDLAVVEIADVRPMLSDAALSQEWVADAAAVVVIGAVPGRTAAKYGARAERYVHIEVGAVAENIYLQSESLGLGTVFVGAFSDEDVAGVLGEPEVEPFGLMPVGALP; encoded by the coding sequence ATGGAGCGTTCGGTGGACACAGCGACCACCAATCTCTCTGCTGCGCGGGCGGTCCGGCCCGACCGGGTCGCGCTGCCGGCGCCCAGGATCAGTTCCATGCCGGTCGAGCGGGCGATCAGCGGACGGCGCTCGGTCAGGGCCTACTCGGATGCGCCGATCCCGCTCGCCGATCTCTCGCAGCTCCTCTGGGCGGCGCAGGGCGAGACCGAGGCGGGGCGGCGGGCGGCGCCGTCCGCCGGCGCGCTCTACCCCATCGAGCTCTACGTCGCGGCCGGACGCGTCACGGACCTGCCGGCGGGGCTCTATCACTACGACCCGGAGGCGCACGACCTCGCGGTCGTCGAGATCGCGGACGTGCGGCCCATGCTCTCGGACGCAGCGCTCTCGCAGGAGTGGGTCGCCGACGCGGCGGCCGTGGTCGTCATCGGCGCGGTCCCCGGGAGGACGGCGGCCAAGTACGGTGCCCGCGCGGAGCGATACGTCCACATCGAGGTCGGCGCGGTGGCGGAGAACATCTATCTGCAGTCGGAGAGCCTGGGTCTGGGGACCGTGTTCGTCGGCGCGTTCTCCGACGAGGATGTCGCCGGCGTGCTCGGCGAGCCCGAGGTCGAGCCGTTCGGACTCATGCCGGTCGGCGCGCTGCCGTAG
- a CDS encoding Fpg/Nei family DNA glycosylase: MPELPEIANRASEMRKHLTGRTITGIEVLQPKCLNVSKRTFSRRLKGSRFEDVSHRGKWIVASMSEGYLFINLGMGGDLLLVPSDELPEKRRVTFHLDDGTSLAVNFWWFGHTHVAARLEDHAPIAKLGPDVLDLTKRQFRELVGGRRGGVKSFLLNQERIAGIGNAYVHDILFLAGLHPLRTLDSLTDEEIDGLWKAIRDGLKPSLRKGGAFYERDLFGRPGRFSVDDLLVAYREGKACPTCGTAVEKLKVGSTTSFICPTCQPRPRAKKSRRTKARRVTKKRASKEK, from the coding sequence ATGCCTGAACTTCCCGAGATAGCGAACAGGGCGAGCGAGATGCGAAAGCACCTGACGGGGCGGACCATCACCGGCATCGAGGTCCTGCAGCCGAAGTGCCTGAACGTCTCGAAGCGGACGTTCTCGCGACGGCTGAAGGGCTCCCGTTTCGAGGATGTGTCGCACCGCGGGAAGTGGATCGTCGCGTCCATGTCGGAGGGGTACCTTTTCATCAACCTCGGCATGGGAGGCGACCTTCTTCTTGTGCCGTCCGACGAGCTTCCCGAGAAGCGGCGGGTCACGTTCCATCTCGATGACGGTACCAGCCTCGCCGTCAACTTCTGGTGGTTCGGTCACACGCACGTCGCGGCCCGGCTCGAAGACCACGCGCCCATCGCGAAGCTCGGCCCCGATGTGCTCGACCTCACGAAGCGGCAGTTCCGGGAGCTCGTCGGCGGCAGGCGCGGCGGGGTCAAGTCGTTCCTGCTCAATCAGGAGCGCATCGCCGGCATCGGGAACGCCTACGTGCACGACATCCTCTTTCTGGCGGGACTGCACCCGCTCCGCACGCTCGATTCACTCACCGACGAGGAGATCGACGGCCTGTGGAAAGCGATCCGGGACGGTCTGAAACCGAGTCTCAGAAAGGGCGGAGCGTTCTACGAGCGGGATCTCTTCGGCCGCCCCGGCCGCTTCTCGGTCGACGATCTCCTCGTTGCGTACCGTGAGGGGAAGGCGTGCCCCACGTGCGGCACGGCCGTCGAGAAGCTGAAGGTCGGCAGCACGACGAGCTTCATCTGCCCGACCTGCCAGCCGCGGCCCCGGGCGAAGAAGTCGCGGCGCACGAAGGCCCGGCGGGTGACGAAGAAACGGGCATCGAAGGAGAAGTGA
- the dinB gene encoding DNA polymerase IV, translated as MLGRHRKEARVGSSRDERLVFHIDMDAFFASVEVMCRPKLKGLPVIVSGKPTTRSVVAAASYEAREYGIHSAMPTAEAFRRCPHVVAVEGNPGQYIYVSLELLRIYKSYSTVVEPYSIDEAFVEMTGTECTWENAHEVAREIKRRVRERFGGITASIGIGPNKLIAKMCSGMQKPDGMTVISPGEFMRVFGDRPVTDIWGVGTKTAVALGMMGVTTIGELSEFPVSMLRRRFGIMGEILHLMACGQDDTPVVPYYEGMPVRSMGHEHTLPEDTWDIREAEKVLLRLCDQVARRMRKKEYMGNVISMRLRFSDFDSVGRQRKIRFYTDEERVIYRVARDLMHRHWRPGQAIRLVGVNCSGLVRVPEVMQIDLFRQKDEDSHRKLLNALDAIRDKFGEEAITRARLISRNAKMWYSKHRVSEPRFMRMGLGEDRPPSIMAGWHDAAPNLDSIPLPPGLSSSPSDMLRFQDIDDGGTPRG; from the coding sequence ATGCTGGGACGCCACAGAAAGGAGGCGCGCGTCGGCTCGTCGCGCGACGAGCGCCTCGTCTTCCACATCGACATGGACGCGTTCTTCGCCTCGGTCGAGGTGATGTGCCGCCCGAAGCTCAAGGGTTTGCCGGTCATCGTCAGCGGCAAGCCGACCACCAGGAGCGTCGTGGCGGCGGCGTCGTACGAGGCGCGCGAGTACGGGATCCACTCGGCGATGCCGACGGCGGAAGCGTTCCGGCGCTGCCCGCACGTCGTCGCCGTCGAGGGGAACCCGGGGCAGTACATCTACGTCTCGCTCGAGCTCCTCCGCATCTACAAGTCGTACTCGACCGTCGTCGAGCCGTACTCGATAGACGAGGCGTTCGTCGAGATGACCGGGACCGAGTGCACCTGGGAGAACGCGCACGAGGTCGCCCGGGAGATCAAGAGGAGGGTACGCGAGCGCTTCGGCGGCATCACGGCCTCGATCGGGATCGGCCCGAACAAGCTCATCGCGAAGATGTGCTCAGGGATGCAGAAACCCGACGGCATGACCGTCATCTCCCCGGGCGAATTCATGAGGGTCTTCGGGGACCGACCGGTGACCGACATCTGGGGCGTCGGGACGAAGACCGCGGTCGCCCTCGGTATGATGGGCGTCACGACCATCGGCGAGCTCTCGGAGTTCCCGGTCTCCATGCTCCGGCGTCGCTTCGGCATCATGGGGGAGATCCTCCACCTGATGGCGTGCGGCCAGGACGACACGCCGGTCGTGCCCTACTACGAGGGAATGCCGGTCCGGTCGATGGGCCACGAGCACACGTTGCCGGAGGACACCTGGGACATCCGGGAGGCCGAGAAAGTGCTCCTCCGCCTGTGCGACCAGGTGGCCAGGCGCATGCGGAAGAAGGAGTACATGGGGAACGTCATCTCGATGCGTCTGAGGTTCTCGGATTTCGACTCGGTCGGTCGTCAGAGGAAGATCAGGTTCTACACCGACGAGGAGCGCGTCATCTACCGGGTCGCGCGCGATCTCATGCACCGCCACTGGCGGCCCGGTCAGGCGATCCGGCTCGTGGGGGTCAACTGCTCGGGGCTGGTGCGCGTTCCGGAGGTCATGCAGATCGACCTCTTCCGGCAGAAGGACGAGGACTCGCACCGGAAGCTCCTGAACGCTCTCGATGCGATCCGTGATAAGTTCGGGGAGGAGGCCATCACCCGCGCCCGCCTCATCTCGAGGAACGCGAAGATGTGGTACTCGAAGCACCGTGTCTCGGAGCCGCGCTTCATGCGGATGGGCCTGGGGGAGGACCGGCCTCCGTCGATCATGGCCGGCTGGCACGACGCGGCGCCCAACCTCGACTCCATTCCGCTCCCGCCGGGCCTCTCGTCGAGCCCGTCCGACATGCTCAGGTTCCAGGACATCGACGACGGGGGGACGCCGCGCGGCTGA
- a CDS encoding DUF72 domain-containing protein, with translation MRSVISSGRRPSPAPASSRGTRRCGTRSTVSRSRASCGWAWGRTGLRRSWPAGTTRRPTSTPFRSRRASRRARPTCSGSRTSTTGGRRAADGTLRGHEEATMRTNDMQGDLFGGPEKVNGLPDGNGAWDSSASPPGVRWFGREGRIRIGTSGYSFADWVGTFYPAGTRRNGMLEEYVRHFDTVEINTSYYRVPDASMFERMERRTPPGFEFVVKLYKGMTHEIEDEPEHFRSFLEAVAPFREAGKFGGFLAQFPWRFKKNDDALAHLERLRNGFPSDELFVEFRHDSWMEDATFAFLREHDIGYCSVDEPSLKGLVPPLAEATTGTAYVRLHGRNAKNWWGRGGGDRYDYDYSTEELSEWSRKLLDLETKAKKVYAFFNNCHAGHAATNAELMMNLLEGELGS, from the coding sequence ATGCGATCCGTGATAAGTTCGGGGAGGAGGCCATCACCCGCGCCCGCCTCATCTCGAGGAACGCGAAGATGTGGTACTCGAAGCACCGTGTCTCGGAGCCGCGCTTCATGCGGATGGGCCTGGGGGAGGACCGGCCTCCGTCGATCATGGCCGGCTGGCACGACGCGGCGCCCAACCTCGACTCCATTCCGCTCCCGCCGGGCCTCTCGTCGAGCCCGTCCGACATGCTCAGGTTCCAGGACATCGACGACGGGGGGACGCCGCGCGGCTGACGGGACGTTGAGAGGACACGAGGAAGCGACCATGAGAACGAACGACATGCAGGGGGACCTCTTCGGCGGTCCCGAGAAGGTGAACGGTCTGCCGGACGGGAACGGCGCGTGGGACTCGAGCGCGAGCCCGCCCGGCGTGCGTTGGTTCGGCCGCGAGGGACGGATCCGTATCGGCACGTCGGGCTACAGCTTCGCCGACTGGGTCGGCACATTCTACCCTGCGGGCACGCGGCGCAACGGCATGCTCGAGGAATACGTCCGGCACTTCGATACCGTCGAGATCAACACGAGCTACTACCGCGTCCCGGACGCCTCGATGTTCGAACGCATGGAGCGGCGGACGCCGCCGGGGTTCGAGTTCGTGGTCAAGCTCTACAAGGGGATGACGCACGAGATCGAGGACGAGCCCGAGCACTTCCGTTCGTTTCTCGAAGCGGTGGCGCCCTTCCGTGAAGCGGGCAAGTTCGGCGGCTTTCTGGCGCAGTTTCCATGGCGGTTCAAAAAGAACGACGACGCCCTCGCGCACCTCGAGCGGCTCCGCAACGGCTTCCCCTCGGACGAGCTCTTCGTCGAGTTCCGGCACGACTCGTGGATGGAGGATGCGACGTTCGCGTTTCTCCGGGAGCACGACATCGGCTACTGCTCGGTCGACGAGCCGTCGCTCAAGGGTCTCGTCCCGCCGCTGGCCGAGGCGACGACCGGCACCGCCTACGTCCGGCTCCACGGTCGGAACGCGAAGAACTGGTGGGGCAGGGGCGGGGGCGACCGCTACGACTACGATTACTCGACCGAGGAGCTCTCAGAGTGGTCGCGGAAGCTCCTCGACCTCGAGACGAAGGCGAAGAAGGTCTACGCGTTCTTCAACAACTGCCACGCCGGACACGCCGCGACGAACGCTGAACTGATGATGAACCTGCTCGAGGGGGAACTCGGATCCTGA
- a CDS encoding YjbQ family protein, translated as MTSHRKELWFNTPGRRAFINITPQVEEALEESGVTEGLVLVNAMHITASVFVNDDEKGLHEDYERWLERLAPHEPVSSYQHNLTGEDNADAHLKRQIMGRGVVVAVTAGKLDFGPWEQIFYGEFDGGRRKRVLVKIIGE; from the coding sequence ATGACGTCGCACCGCAAGGAACTCTGGTTCAACACGCCCGGACGACGGGCGTTCATCAACATCACCCCGCAGGTCGAAGAGGCGCTGGAGGAGTCCGGCGTCACCGAGGGACTCGTCCTCGTGAACGCCATGCACATCACGGCGTCGGTCTTCGTGAACGACGACGAGAAAGGACTCCACGAGGACTACGAGCGCTGGCTCGAGCGGCTCGCTCCGCACGAGCCGGTCAGCTCCTATCAGCACAACCTGACCGGTGAGGACAACGCCGACGCGCATCTCAAGCGGCAGATCATGGGACGCGGCGTGGTGGTCGCCGTGACGGCGGGGAAGCTCGACTTCGGTCCGTGGGAGCAGATCTTCTACGGCGAGTTCGACGGCGGGCGTCGCAAGCGGGTGCTCGTCAAGATCATCGGGGAGTGA
- a CDS encoding DEAD/DEAH box helicase, translated as MEIARFLESLRHHRYYRGQIAHIEAVPAREARYGELGRPLPGPLASALSAAGIERLYSHQVESIDAVRRGENVVVVTGTASGKTLCYNVPVIETLLEEPSSKALYLFPTKALAQDQQRGLLRLRELDARIGGAVRSGTYDGDTTRHTRRKLRDEGNIILSNPDMLHAAILPYHAKWNRFFKDLKYVVVDEIHTYRGIFGSNVANVLRRLRRVCEHYGSQPQFIASSATIANPGELAEGLTGLPFRTVDTDGSPRGRKYFVLWNPPFLDEAEMERRSSNVEGHWLMAELIAAGFQTIAFGRARVVAELIYRYAKDTLARTKPEYARKIRPYRGGYLPEERREIERQLFSGELMGVASTNALELGIDVGSLDAAIIVGFPGTIASSWQQAGRAGRTSDESLAVLVGYNDPIDQYLMRHGEYFFSQSPESAVIDPENRYILAKHLRCAAFELPVTGRDAELFGDLTEPILALLEEFHEVRELDGRHYWASTEYPARQVSLRTISDDTYTIVDVGDENRTVGVVDGVSALELVYPEAIYLHEGETYFVRDLDLEQKIAYVEKKEVDYYTQPILESSIRVEGEREHTARSDGRLVFGDATVTWMTAAFKKIQFYKMDSIGWSNLDLPPFHLETHALWFIPSKEMMASVRERGRNPVEGLVGIRNMAISVLPLFAMCDRRDIGGIVESSNTGAPTMFLYDRYEGGLGFVEQGYRRFDELLTGCLDLVEECPCEDGCPSCVGLPVLRPPVQQDPDSQGGWPIPDKESARLLLRSILGVTAREAPRPGPGSDARRSPA; from the coding sequence GTGGAGATAGCCCGGTTCCTCGAGTCCCTCCGGCATCACAGGTACTACCGCGGGCAGATCGCTCACATCGAGGCCGTGCCGGCCCGCGAGGCGCGGTACGGTGAGCTTGGACGGCCGCTGCCCGGGCCGCTCGCCTCCGCCCTGTCGGCCGCCGGCATCGAGCGGCTCTACTCGCACCAGGTCGAGTCGATCGACGCGGTGCGGCGGGGGGAGAACGTCGTCGTCGTGACGGGCACAGCGTCCGGGAAGACGCTCTGCTACAACGTCCCGGTCATCGAGACGCTTCTCGAGGAGCCCTCCTCGAAGGCGCTCTACCTCTTTCCCACGAAGGCCCTCGCGCAGGACCAGCAGCGGGGGCTTCTCCGGCTGCGCGAACTCGACGCACGCATCGGAGGAGCAGTGCGGTCGGGGACCTACGACGGCGACACCACGCGGCACACGCGACGGAAGCTCCGCGACGAGGGGAACATCATCCTCTCGAACCCCGACATGCTGCACGCGGCCATCCTCCCGTACCACGCCAAGTGGAACCGGTTCTTCAAGGACCTGAAGTACGTCGTGGTCGACGAGATCCACACGTACCGCGGCATCTTCGGCTCGAACGTCGCCAACGTCCTCAGGAGGCTCCGGCGCGTCTGTGAACACTACGGCTCGCAGCCTCAGTTCATCGCCTCGAGCGCCACGATCGCCAACCCCGGCGAGCTGGCCGAGGGTCTGACGGGCCTTCCGTTCAGGACGGTCGACACGGACGGGAGTCCCAGGGGGCGGAAGTACTTCGTGCTCTGGAATCCGCCCTTCCTCGATGAGGCCGAGATGGAGCGCAGAAGCTCGAACGTCGAGGGGCACTGGCTCATGGCCGAGCTCATCGCGGCCGGGTTCCAGACGATCGCCTTCGGCCGGGCGCGCGTGGTCGCCGAGCTCATCTACCGGTACGCCAAAGACACCCTGGCCCGGACCAAGCCCGAGTATGCCCGGAAGATCCGCCCGTACCGGGGAGGCTATCTCCCCGAGGAGCGGCGCGAGATCGAGCGGCAGCTCTTCAGTGGAGAGCTGATGGGCGTGGCGAGCACCAACGCGCTCGAGCTCGGCATCGATGTCGGGAGCTTGGACGCCGCCATCATCGTCGGCTTCCCGGGCACGATCGCGAGTTCGTGGCAGCAGGCGGGCAGGGCCGGGCGAACCTCCGACGAGTCGCTGGCCGTCCTCGTCGGCTACAACGACCCGATCGACCAGTACCTCATGCGCCACGGCGAGTACTTCTTCAGCCAGTCGCCGGAGAGCGCCGTCATCGACCCGGAGAACCGCTACATCCTGGCCAAGCACCTGCGGTGCGCAGCCTTCGAGCTGCCGGTGACCGGTCGTGACGCCGAGCTCTTCGGCGACCTGACGGAGCCGATCCTCGCGCTCCTGGAGGAGTTCCATGAGGTCCGCGAGCTCGACGGACGCCACTACTGGGCATCGACCGAGTATCCGGCGCGCCAGGTGAGCCTCCGGACCATCTCGGACGACACGTACACCATCGTCGACGTCGGCGACGAGAACCGGACGGTCGGCGTCGTCGACGGCGTGTCGGCGCTCGAACTCGTCTACCCCGAGGCCATCTACCTGCATGAGGGGGAGACCTACTTCGTGCGCGATCTCGACCTGGAGCAGAAGATTGCGTACGTCGAGAAGAAGGAGGTCGACTACTACACGCAGCCGATCCTCGAGTCATCCATCCGCGTCGAAGGGGAACGGGAGCACACCGCACGATCGGACGGAAGGCTGGTCTTCGGGGACGCGACCGTCACGTGGATGACGGCCGCCTTCAAGAAGATCCAGTTCTACAAGATGGACTCGATCGGCTGGTCGAACCTCGACCTGCCTCCGTTCCATCTGGAGACCCACGCGCTCTGGTTCATTCCCTCGAAGGAGATGATGGCGTCGGTGCGCGAGCGGGGCAGGAACCCGGTCGAGGGGCTTGTCGGCATACGGAACATGGCGATCAGCGTGCTGCCGCTCTTCGCCATGTGCGACCGACGGGACATCGGGGGGATCGTCGAAAGCTCCAACACCGGGGCTCCGACGATGTTCCTCTACGACCGCTACGAGGGCGGTCTCGGGTTCGTCGAGCAGGGCTACCGCCGCTTCGACGAACTCCTTACGGGGTGTCTCGATCTCGTCGAGGAGTGTCCGTGCGAGGACGGCTGTCCGTCGTGCGTCGGGCTCCCGGTGCTCAGACCCCCGGTGCAGCAGGACCCCGACTCGCAGGGAGGCTGGCCGATCCCCGATAAGGAGTCGGCGCGCCTTCTGCTTCGGTCCATCCTTGGGGTTACTGCTCGGGAAGCCCCTCGGCCAGGACCTGGAAGTGATGCCCGGCGATCGCCAGCGTGA
- a CDS encoding DUF4070 domain-containing protein codes for MNALLVFPEFPDTFWSMKHALALAGKKATAPPLGLATVAAMLPDDWSLRLVDLNIEDLTDADIDWADAVLLSGMVIQRDAARRIIDRVKPKGVMTIAGGPLFTTEPEMFDDVDHLVLNEGEITLPRFLEDLANGEAKHLYTSDEFPDITESPVPRWDIVDDRAYTNRSIQYSRGCPHNCDFCSVTQLFGHRWRTKTPQQVMAELDAIYDSGWRGSINFVDDNLAGRPRILKEELLPALIEWRKGKDPLTFGTQIGIEIADDPELMAMMVKAGFDSVFIGIETVDEASLSECNKRQNQNRDLLEDIHRIQRSGLMVTGGFIVGFDHDEPTVFERMSDFIQQSGITTAMVGVLQAPAGTKLFERLRDEGRIAGEMSGDNVNGLTNVVTRMDPSTLRSGYRRLLRRIYSADQYYARIRTFMRNYRPPRRRPPRLRGWHIRAYFNALIKLGFARRDGWRYHGLLWWTLFRRPRAYPIAITLAIAGHHFQVLAEGLPEQ; via the coding sequence ATGAACGCTCTACTCGTCTTCCCAGAGTTCCCGGACACCTTCTGGAGCATGAAGCACGCGCTCGCGTTGGCCGGGAAGAAGGCGACCGCGCCGCCGCTCGGTCTGGCGACTGTCGCGGCCATGCTGCCCGATGACTGGTCGCTCAGGCTGGTCGATCTCAACATCGAGGACCTGACGGACGCCGACATCGACTGGGCCGACGCCGTGCTCCTGAGCGGCATGGTTATCCAGCGCGACGCGGCCAGGCGGATCATCGACCGCGTGAAGCCCAAGGGCGTCATGACCATCGCGGGCGGTCCCCTCTTCACGACCGAGCCCGAGATGTTCGACGACGTCGACCACCTCGTTCTCAACGAGGGTGAGATCACCCTCCCCCGTTTCCTCGAAGACCTGGCCAACGGCGAGGCGAAGCACCTCTACACGTCGGATGAGTTTCCCGACATCACGGAGTCCCCGGTTCCGAGGTGGGACATCGTGGACGACCGGGCGTACACGAACCGATCGATCCAGTACTCCCGAGGCTGCCCGCACAACTGCGACTTCTGCAGCGTCACCCAGCTCTTCGGACATCGGTGGCGCACGAAGACCCCGCAGCAGGTAATGGCGGAGCTCGACGCCATCTACGACTCCGGGTGGCGCGGCTCGATCAACTTCGTCGACGACAACCTGGCCGGACGTCCCCGCATCCTGAAGGAGGAACTCCTCCCCGCGCTCATCGAGTGGCGCAAGGGGAAGGACCCCCTCACGTTCGGCACACAGATCGGCATCGAGATCGCCGACGACCCCGAGCTGATGGCGATGATGGTCAAGGCGGGATTCGACTCGGTCTTCATCGGCATCGAGACGGTCGACGAGGCCAGCCTCTCCGAGTGCAATAAGCGGCAGAACCAGAATCGCGACCTCCTCGAGGACATTCACCGTATCCAGCGCTCCGGGCTCATGGTCACGGGCGGGTTCATCGTCGGGTTCGACCACGACGAGCCGACCGTCTTCGAACGGATGAGCGACTTCATCCAGCAGAGCGGCATCACAACGGCGATGGTCGGCGTGCTCCAGGCGCCTGCAGGCACGAAGCTGTTCGAGAGGCTCAGGGACGAGGGACGCATTGCCGGCGAGATGAGCGGCGACAATGTCAACGGCCTGACGAACGTCGTCACCCGAATGGACCCCTCCACGCTCCGGAGCGGATACCGCCGTCTGCTGCGCAGGATCTACTCCGCCGACCAGTACTACGCGAGGATCCGCACGTTCATGAGAAACTACCGACCGCCTCGGCGCCGCCCTCCGAGGCTCCGGGGCTGGCACATCCGGGCCTACTTCAACGCGCTCATCAAGCTGGGTTTCGCCCGGCGCGACGGCTGGCGTTACCATGGACTGCTGTGGTGGACGCTGTTCAGACGCCCGCGCGCCTACCCGATCGCGATCACGCTGGCGATCGCCGGGCATCACTTCCAGGTCCTGGCCGAGGGGCTTCCCGAGCAGTAA
- a CDS encoding MBL fold metallo-hydrolase: MSLALGPLLRYSGCAWYRTAPRSDHIKPAGRHQVGWTPHKLGTDLTAESACLGFAEANCYIVGEPGGEAVVVDPGSSEPRDVEAIAWRIRELGLTVREIVNTHGHPDHMAGNDLLKRRLNATVAVHTLDAMKLTDPVKNASTLFGMEIYVDPPDRLLEDGDVVRFGRHELAVLHTPGHSAGGIALLGDGFVLTGDTLFAGSIGRSDLPCSSDEGSIAYEVLMKSIRERLMSLPDETVVLPGHGPATTIGDERRTNPFVR; the protein is encoded by the coding sequence ATGTCGCTCGCCCTCGGGCCGCTCCTGCGCTATAGTGGTTGTGCATGGTACCGTACGGCCCCTCGCAGCGACCACATCAAGCCCGCAGGGAGGCATCAGGTGGGGTGGACGCCACACAAGCTCGGAACGGACCTCACAGCAGAAAGCGCGTGTCTCGGGTTCGCCGAGGCCAACTGCTACATCGTCGGTGAGCCCGGGGGGGAGGCCGTCGTCGTCGATCCGGGGTCGTCCGAGCCCCGGGACGTCGAAGCGATCGCCTGGAGGATCAGGGAACTCGGCCTGACGGTCCGGGAGATCGTCAACACACACGGGCATCCCGATCACATGGCCGGGAACGACCTCCTCAAGCGGCGGCTCAACGCGACGGTAGCCGTTCACACGCTGGACGCCATGAAGCTGACCGACCCCGTGAAGAACGCGTCGACGCTCTTCGGTATGGAGATCTACGTCGACCCGCCCGACCGGCTTCTCGAGGACGGGGACGTCGTTCGCTTCGGCCGGCACGAGCTGGCGGTGCTTCACACGCCGGGCCACAGCGCCGGCGGGATCGCGCTTCTGGGAGACGGATTCGTTCTGACGGGCGACACGCTCTTCGCGGGGTCGATAGGGCGTTCCGATCTTCCGTGTTCGAGCGACGAGGGCTCGATCGCCTACGAGGTCCTCATGAAGTCGATCAGGGAGAGGCTCATGTCGCTTCCGGACGAGACCGTCGTGCTTCCGGGTCACGGTCCGGCGACGACCATCGGCGACGAGCGCCGCACGAACCCCTTCGTGCGGTGA